From Desulfuromonas sp.:
CCTTGCCGAGCCGGTAGGGCGACACTCGGTCGGCCCCCGGCGCTCCCTCTGCCGCCGGTGGAGGCTCTGCCGCCGGCGCCTCGCCCCAGATCTCGCCCAGGAGATCCTGCAGGCCTCCCGGGGCATAGTGGCACGACCCGCAGGCGCCGCCGGCCTTGGTGGCGTTGGTGACCTCCTCGATGGTGCGCAGCTCCAGCTCCCGGATTTTCCGGCGCAGGAACGGCTCGGTCAAGGAGAAGCATTTGCAGACGAGCCGGCCTTCCTCTTCCCCCTCCAACTCCTGCGGAGGGAGGAGCCCCGTCAGGTCGACGCCCCGTTTGCGAGACCAGTCGATGACCGCCTTCTGCAGGGCCTCGGCTCCCATGACGGAACAGTGGATCTTCTCCTCGGGAAGACCGCCGAGGAAATCGACCAGGTCCCGGTTGGTCACCTGCAGGGCTTCGATCGGCGTTTTGGCTCCTGCTTCGAGCAGGGAACAGAGGGCTTCGGAGGAGGCGATGGCCGATGTGCAGCCGAAGGTCAGGTAACGGGCCTCGGTGATGACGTCCCGGGCGGGGTCGGACGGATGCCTGGCGACCCGGAAGGAGAACCGCAGGGCGTCCCCGCAGACGATGGAGCCGTGCTCGCCGAAACCGTCGGGATGGTCGATCTCCCCCATGTGCGTTCCGGCTTTGCCCTGCACGGCTTCGGTGAAGAGACGGAGGACTTTTTCGCTGTATTTCCAGGGCATGCGCCCCTCCTTTCCTTCGGGGAAGGCGATGTGTGTACACTTCCATTTTACCCGATCTGGAACTTCCGGGGATGAAACGCTCCAATTCTGTTGGCGGGAATCAAGGAGTTGAGTCTTACGCATTCTCGAGGGTACCCTCGGGGGCAGCCTCTGCCTGATGGTGCCGACCGGGAGGCGTCAGCTGGGGATGATCACCCCGCTGGGCGGGGTGGCCTTTCCGGTCGCCTGGGGGCTGGTCGCTCTTTCCACATTGCGGCTTCCGGGTCAGGGCGCCACCGGGCGCTGGCATTCATGTCTTGACAATCTGTCCAAGCTGCTGAATATTGATGGAATATCCCCACCGAGAGGAGCCCCGGGGCGGTTTCACGGAAGCGGTTGTCGTATCCTCTCTTTCGCTCCCCCTGCCATGGCAATGGAAGAACGGAGATTCAATGGAATATCTCATCCTGTGGGTTGTCTTCGGCTTTGCCGCAGCCTCTCTCGCCAAGGGAAAGAATCGAAATCACGTGTTGTGGTTCTTCATCGGCCTGCTGCTCGGCCCCTTTGCCGTGCTGGCGGTCGCTTTGATGAAACCGGCCCCCGGCGCGAACCAGGGATACGAATAGTCTCGCCGCCGCGGCACCGGAGCCCTCATGATCGTTTTTGAAATATTCAGGAAGCGGCGCACCTTCGCCGCGATTTTCAACAAGGTCTGGCCGCTGGTCAGCGCATATATCCCTTACCCTCCGGATATCGGCGACGAACCGGAACAACAGCTGGTTTTCACCGGCGCCCTGGTCTACGGCACCGTCTACCAATCCGCCCTGGCGGCAGGAACGAGCACCAGCGCGGCCCACTACCTGGCGCGCATGCACCTGCGCAATTACAAGTTTGACAGCGCCGTCAGCGAATCGATCACCGAGATCTTCGCCGGGTATGATGACGCGGAGGAGCAGGAATACACGGACCTCTTCCAAACCCGGCTCGGCGGCATCGTCGAGACGGTCCGCGCCAAGGGGGACGCTGCCGACCCCGCCGACATCGAACCCGCCCTGCTGGAGCTTTCCCGGTCTTATCGGAGAGTGACCTTTACACCGGAGTAGCCGGAAGGTTGCCGATCCAGAACAGGGAATGGCGCATTTCAACCAACCCCAGGACACCGTCCCCTTCTCTTTACCTGCTAGTATTAATGATGAAACGGACGGTCGGCTGCGAAACCAGGCCCCGTGTCACGCAAAGGCCGCCAGGGAGGACAAAAACCCCGAGGCTCAACCTTTTACTTTGCGGACTTGAGTGAGCGGACGCGAACGGGCGCGAGGCCGATTTTGACTGGCGGGTTCCCTCAGCAACTGCTACCACCTCCCGCCAAACCTCTCCACAGAGATCAAGGAGACCACCATGGAAATGAAAGCCTATTTCGAGACATCCTCCGGCAAGGGCGTACTGTCGACGGCCGACGGGGAGGGAAGGGTGGACGCGGCCATCTATGCCAAACCCCACGTCATGGACGACGGCACCCTCGCTTTCATCATG
This genomic window contains:
- a CDS encoding pyridoxamine 5'-phosphate oxidase family protein, whose translation is MKAYFETSSGKGVLSTADGEGRVDAAIYAKPHVMDDGTLAFIMRDRLTHKNLTENPYAAYLFVEDGPGYRG
- a CDS encoding iron-sulfur cluster assembly scaffold protein, which translates into the protein MPWKYSEKVLRLFTEAVQGKAGTHMGEIDHPDGFGEHGSIVCGDALRFSFRVARHPSDPARDVITEARYLTFGCTSAIASSEALCSLLEAGAKTPIEALQVTNRDLVDFLGGLPEEKIHCSVMGAEALQKAVIDWSRKRGVDLTGLLPPQELEGEEEGRLVCKCFSLTEPFLRRKIRELELRTIEEVTNATKAGGACGSCHYAPGGLQDLLGEIWGEAPAAEPPPAAEGAPGADRVSPYRLGKAVEAAIDEHIRPSLKAEGGDIELIDIKENLVYCRLAGACEACHGAQQTLRLLVESRLKDRVDDRLRVIEV